In Halichondria panicea chromosome 9, odHalPani1.1, whole genome shotgun sequence, a genomic segment contains:
- the LOC135341502 gene encoding uncharacterized protein LOC135341502, whose amino-acid sequence MAFYEEDYCHDSVDQDFTIDCLPLDCIVCICKYLPVNDLGRFGSVCKLFYEASLIGFLWRHHCLSRWTFCDVQQISPGPQRWRRYFLARRSVEASMERGRPGRDYKVKTLRGHEKDITTAYVIGGGGVNWENPLPPLVVSLSQDNCVKAWDVSQGKPVWSLEGQGTTAMAVNNSTMELATGGVDGSVDLWACGEWTKTLSFKTKLGGQVLSLKFGELKTAKPLLMVYVEGSQDNDNRLEVWQLPSPLDPLAADTPDDGPPPPTLVLELWAPAHNCGDMQLSSNGLLAVPGKAGDVHIWDLTETVSVSAPSPLPPLITVDTQLPVGNLYWTSPGCLAMREGVKISYWDVRAKMESRSGRISRDTINMYNATREIACDSHVTAVAMVNNKIVVGDVAGQVCVYDGSSKARSSFLQRFADHKGAVTGIYADSFRVITCSKDFSIRVYCWRKDDDKVTLESKYTLLGGSVAHKTHDGFNRLLCESSSCVGVCGSQLKCYTFTSPPLVEQKVLNMV is encoded by the exons ATGGCCTTCTACGAAGAAGACTATTGTCATGATTCTGTTGACCAGGACTTCACCATAGACTGTCTTCCACTAGACTGCATTGTTTGCATATGTAAATATCTTCCTGTCAACGATCTGGGGAGGTTTGGCAGTGTGTGTAAG TTGTTTTATGAAGCATCATTGATCGGATTTTTATGGCG TCACCACTGTCTGTCTCGCTGGACATTCTGTGATGTTCAGCAAATCTCCCCCGGCCCCCAGCGATGGAGAAGGTACTTCCTTGCCCGTAGGAGCGTGGAGGCCAGTATGGAGAGGGGCAGGCCAGGCAGAGACTACAAG GTGAAGACTCTCAGAGGACACGAGAAGGACATCACAACAGCATATGTGATTGGAGGAGGAGGAGTAAACTGGGAAAACCCCCTACCACCTCTTGTAGTCAGTCTCTCCCAGGACAACTGTGTCAAGGCCTGGGACGTCAGTCAA GGGAAACCAGTATGGTCTCTGGAGGGTCAAGGCACCACAGCTATGGCTGTCAACAACAGCACCATGGAGTTGGCTACAGGTGGTGTGGATGGGAGTGTGGATCTCTGGGCCTGCGGAGAGTGGACAAAGACGCTGTCCTTCAAGACGAAACTTGGTGGGCAAGTTCTGTCTCTCAAGTTTGGGGAGCTCAAGACCGCAAAACCACTGCTTATG GTTTATGTTGAGGGTAGTCAAGACAACGACAACCGGTTAGAGGTTTGGCAACTCCCCTCTCCACTGGACCCACTTGCAGCTGACACACCAGACGATGGTCCACCACCACCAACACTCGTGCTGGAGCTCTGGGCACCTGCTCACAACTGTGGGGACATGCAACTCTCCTCTAATGGACTGTTAGCTGTCCCTGGAAAAGCTGGAGATGTTCAT ATTTGGGACCTAACAGAGACTGTATCAGTGTCTGCCCCCTCTCCCCTTCCTCCCCTGATTACTGTAGATACACAGCTTCCTGTCGGAAACCTCTACTGGACATCTCCAGGGTGTTTGGCAATGAGGGAAGGTGTTAAAATCAGCTACTGGGATGTGAGGGCAAAAATGGAGTCACGGAGTGGGAGGATCTCTCGCGACACTAttaacatgtacaatgcaaCCAGAGAGATAGCATGTGACTCTCATGTGACAGCCGTGGCAATGGTGAACAATAAAATAGTGGTGGGAGATGTAGCCggacaagtgtgtgtgtacgatGGCTCTTCAAAAGCCAGAAGCTCTTTTCTACAGAGGTTTGCTGACCACAAGGGAGCAGTTACTGGCATCTATGCA gatagTTTTCGAGTGATAACTTGCTCCAAGGACTTCTCTATTCGTGTCTACTGTTGGAGGAAGGACGATGACAAAGTGACTCTGGAGAGCAAGTACACGCTCCTTGGTGGCTCAGTGGCCCACAAAACACA TGATGGGTTCAACAGGCTACTCTGCGAGTCTAGCAGCTGTGTAGGTGTTTGCGGGAGCCAGCTCAAGTGCTACACGTTCACATCTCCACCTCTTGTCGAACAAAAAGTACTCAATATGGTATAG
- the LOC135341503 gene encoding ankyrin repeat domain-containing protein 42-like: MSVGEALKKAIRSGNVEDLEESNFQNYGLDINSALGSDGYSALHWACHYGRAEVLQRLMELGADIHQCTQQGWTGAHICAIRGCTTCLNILCGTDIDLFKPDSRGYMCIHLAAAHGKTSALQALIKTGVNLKVVDKRGWTILHHAAYHGRLNVLQVVVGLGLNANATENNGNAPAHFAAMEGHLECLKLFVYHNNQPFEVISKRNNDGATPKDLATQFQKQDCIDFLASAENEVEIFGHENTGDEFPGHTAASEGNVQLLGMLLVEGHCHVNDQDSHGSTAAHKAAGNGHLDCLQLLIDHGANTNIQNSSGDRPKDVAKRYAQLGCLGLLTATDNDPLDNDSEDEKIAQIVDTPTPQAVTRAGEKVEELQRLLNMAKTHYRQLGGELPEDRELELMKVEHRSDMDAFEAEIARERERREELESELDQMRKRLRESLTLIEHYQSIDSTSFTSDSMITLTGTTELTPEHNPRHSQHSIRPKSRSSMKPGLGGAYVRIGHV; encoded by the exons ATGTCTGTGGGAGAAGCTCTCAAGAAGGCCATTCGCTCTGGTAACGTGGAGGATTTAGAGGAATCAAACTTCCAAAACTATGGCCTGGATATAAACTCAGCACTGGGGAGTGATGGTTATTCTGCTCTGCATTGGGCTTGTCACTATGGAAGAGCAGAG gtgCTACAACGCTTGATGGAGCTGGGTGCAGACATCCACCAATGCACGCAGCAGGGCTGGACAGGAGCGCACATCTGTGCCATCAGAGGTTGCACCACCTGCCTAAAT ATACTGTGTGGCACTGATATTGACTTATTCAAGCCAGATTCCAGAG GGTATATGTGTATACACCTGGCTGCCGCTCATGGAAAAACCAGTGCTCTACAGGCTCTCATCAAAACTGGAGTGAATTTGAAAGTCGTCGATAAGCGAGGATGGACCATCTTACATCATGCTGCCTACCATGGTCGTCTCAATGTTCTCCAG GTTGTGGTGGGCCTGGGGCTAAATGCCAATGCCACTGAGAATAATGGCAACGCACCAGCACATTTTGCAGCTATGGAGGGCCATCTAGAGTGTTTAAAACTGTTTGTGTACCATAATAACCAGCCTTTTGAAGTTATTTCCAAACGAAACAATGAT GGTGCAACTCCTAAAGACTTAGCCACTCAGTTTCAGAAGCAAGACTGCATTGACTTTTTGGCTTCAGCTGAAAATGAAGTTGAAATATTTGGGCATGAAAATACCG GTGATGAGTTTCCTGGGCATACTGCTGCTAGTGAAGGGAATGTGCAACTGCTTGGAATGCTACTCGTAGAGGGTCACTGCCATGTCAACGACCAAGACAGCCACGGGTCCACTGCTGCTCACAAAG CCGCTGGAAACGGACATTTGGACTGTTTGCAGCTACTGATTGATCATGGAGCTAATA CCAACATACAGAACAGCTCTGGAGACAGACCTAAGGATGTTGCCAAAAGATACGCTCAACTGGGTTGCTTGGGACTCCTCACGGCAACAGACAACGATCCGTTGGACAATGACTCAGAGGATGAAAAGATTGCTCAAATAGTGGACACCCCCACTCCCCAGGCAGTCACTAGAGCTGGAGAGAAAGTGGAGGAGTTACAGCGACTTCTCAACATGGCCAAGACTCACTACAGGCAACTAGGGGGAGAGCTACCTGAAGACAGGGAGCTGGAGCTCATGAAAGTGGAGCACAGGAG TGATATGGATGCATTTGAGGCTGAGATTGCTcgtgagagagagaggagagaggAGCTTGAGTCAGAGCTAGACCAGATGAGGAAGCGACTCAGAGAGAGCCTTACTTTGATTGAGCATTACCAGTCCATTGACTCCACTTCATTCACG AGTGACTCTATGATCACTCTGACTGGCACCACTGAGCTAACTCCTGAGCATAACCCTCGTCACAGTCAGCATTCTATTCGACCAAAGAGCAGGTCGTCAATGAAGCCGGGACTAGGGGGAGCTTATGTCAGAATTGGACATGTCTAG
- the LOC135341475 gene encoding unconventional myosin-XVI-like produces the protein MSSGLGLKQPASSSSTSLELREKQAKMARKEQLKEYQEREARIADPEKPRTSKVTFESRHVLTDAVHNLDIDQMREILASDSASADTVSEATGVSLLHLCCLNNYLPGVQCLLEHGANIDIQDSDLWTPLHVATACGHTEIIQLLLESNADCTLLNVDRNFACDSSRDPNVRELLVKHMSINGIEESDMRFLRSSMAMAMLAAVKECIVRMIDLNVLNQNGVAPLHMAAANGYRVAAKLLLDLGGADVNREDDLGYTSLHIAAKYNQTKLVYLLLSKGADPSLQGPKLELPIDMTDDDEIIGLLELTGSNEGSLIRHSILPIIAPLTPSSVDTVSVDLEQFESPQTTSKSLDLETPMSKLEALFEGETLVERDNFDEGVDVSTQRPALRRLRGSLLQKRASGNLNLPGPSSTDNLATLSNLTEDILLLFLGDRYGKDQIYTYIGEILVAINPFKPLSIYSNMASEMYSKKLPDPSLPPHVFAVANQVYRSMLADQRRQTCVISGESGAGKTETSKHLVQQLLFISHSVEKELNLKIEQVNPILEAFGNAKTVMNNNSSRFGKFLELSFNEEGLVLGASFKEYLLEKSRIVTHGVGERNFHIFYQMFAGLSIEEKEMLKLDEPEMHRCLSGIRESLAGVLTSKMEEEFKEVRDSMEAIGFSKQEESNMFQTLAAIVHILDVTFNPREEGVELSNPSLTSVIAGLLQIDPRELALCLVQEAMITRGEVIVRYRSLLQANDCRDALAKALYGRMFGWIVNGINHHLEPEDMGSSHHTRVGVLDIFGFENFEKNSFEQMCINIANEQLQHFFNEHIFRWEQVECQNEGVATDTVTFASNLPVVDLFLAKNIGILSLIDEESRFPRATNRTMAEKLHKAHGGCEMYQAPPDSGTKFVVSHYAGQVKYEVVGFLDKNRDTLSPSVLQLLRTSSSLLVREIFEAKLTHTGSTTPSKRQRMSRKADSPFSHFNRKASRRFTRLSRKTPQRSPVRKSADTGRRVLPTVANHFKSSLSELMEKLNSSSPHFIRCIKPNSTKLPNSFDTDYVTRQLRCVGVMETTRIRQSGYPVRLPYGEFLTRFKVLKEFYTYQPNQPPLTDYQAVGVVLEKVGVSGWANGLHKVFLKFNHPLELDRHSQHVLLHIISIQRWFRELKEWKSAQEARRIKQAKRAELSSSANQVQKNSSSATSKDMAHYKRNGHEEGWSNGHQHVSSAQNVGKNSNDNNSRGHQSIPQGYVLPTSPPSYGDCLSDDDVIDEDIYDTVVEQNFSSIKSLPLSEDIILTSKPQQQSNYENIYDSAEGAVQTVSEDYYNYDDEEIVEDIYDDLTCIQAKDTAQSIPVDVIEEDIYDDTCVDVFRSLHATCPNTEEIYDDASSAFEQPPPPRLFKLNAKPPPPLPPSNVAPDEVYSDAATVFQSPPAQTVTQRLMPDVEEEALYTDATSLFDAPPVPIRAQVNSHSPKFSEFAHEYPSETYTYLSDLELNEAISSVDSRLDQPAPPPLPSRNPNLRKMGKATSVPVTIPEIPPNLPRRTSEQLSVSPRIHGNVKPPSPNIQRAITRQRSKAIKSRDHSESDPAVNIPLINSRQSHSSGGSVGGSESRLSSTSSYSEVFSPTPREGKYHAEPSEKFLLPSIPAGVTITDYGDGPSEEDYAEIDHCQELSFHDSNTPQDYLTPVKQKPHRKLQVSRSTGDMIQRHGIDHHSININTRPKAPLPPKALNGAKVLDIRPPKPPRARSTSVSSGPPIPERSAPLSDIPTVPPPPPPSRHARLADTPTIAPPPRPARKTPVSPQSSSNVQAPASPIAPRAPPRAPPSNTHLAPPPPPPPPPQQAHTSRADESTPSSGLLSGLQSVQLKKSTRPPLKPSPKLESGSPGNLMAEMQTFKLRNITPNAPAHPAVNGIRSRPKSPNSDGSTPMPSVKPRHKKPQPPLPSRQTTPQPPLEMSPGPKASNVPEWKRSLLEKKKRENEEIMRTEQDSEAKWAGVPAWKRKILEEKAAKRQ, from the exons ATGAGCTCTGGCCTGGGTCTCAAGCAGCCAGCCTCCTCCAGCTCTACCTCCCTGGAGCTGAGAGAGAAGCAAGCCAAGATGGCAAGGAAGGAGCAACTGAAGGAATATCAAGAGAGGGAAGCAAGGATTGCAGATCCAGAGAAACCAAGGACCTCAAAGGTCACTTTTGAGTCTCGGCATGTGCTCACAGATGCAGTTCACAATCTGGATATTGATCAGA TGCGTGAGATTCTGGCGAGTGATTCTGCTTCTGCGGACACTGTGAGTGAAGCCACAGGAGTGAGTCTACTTCATCTG TGTTGCCTCAATAACTATTTGCCTGGTGTTCAATGTCTGCTAGAGCATGGTGCTAATATCGATATCCAAGACAGTGACCTCTGGACCCCACTGCACGTTGCCACTGCGTGCGGACACACGGAAATCATCCAGCTACTCTTAGAG agcAATGCAGACTGCACTCTGCTCAATGTCGATAGAAATTTTGCATGTGACAGCTCACGTGATCCGAATGTAAGGGAACTACTAGTGAAGCACATGAGCATTAATG GAATTGAAGAATCTGATATGAGGTTCCTCCGCTCAAGTATGGCCATGGCAATGTtggcagccgtcaaagagtgCATCGTGCGAATGATAGACCTCAACGTACTCAACCAAAATGGAGTAGCTCCA TTGCATATGGCTGCGGCCAATGGGTACCGAGTGGCAGCCAAGCTACTGCTGGATCTGGGTGGTGCTGATGTGAACCGTGAAGATGACCTCGGTTACACATCTCTGCACATCGCAGCCAAGTACAACCAG ACGAAGCTTGTCTATCTGTTGCTGTCCAAAGGAGCTGACCCCTCACTGCAGGGGCCAAAGTTAGAGCTCCCTATTG ACATGACAGATGATGACGAAATCATTGGCCTGTTAGAATTGACAGGGAGTAACGAGGGGAGCCTGATACGTCACTCGATTCTCCCCATCATTGCCCCCCTCACACCGAGCAGTGTGGACACGGTTAGCGTCGACTTGGAGCAGTTTGAGAGCCCACAAACCACATCAAAATCACT TGATCTGGAGACCCCTATGTCAAAGTTGGAGGCTTTGTTCGAGGGAGAGACCCTGGTAGAGAGGGACAACTTTGACGAGGGTGTGGACGTCTCCACTCAGAGACCAGCCCTACGCAGACTCCGTGGTTCACTGCTCCAGAAGAGGGCCAGTGGAAAT TTGAACCTCCCTGGCCCCTCCTCCACCGACAACCTGGCCACCCTCTCTAACCTCACTGAAGACATCCTCCTTCTGTTCCTAGGAGACCGCTACGGCAAGGACCAGATCTAT ACGTACATTGGTGAGATCCTGGTGGCCATCAATCCTTTCAAGCCTCTCTCCATCTACAGTAACATG GCTAGCGAGATGTACAGCAAGAAGCTTCCTGACCCCTCACTCCCACCCCAtgtctttgcagtggccaatCAGGTGTATCGAAGCATGCTAGCGGATCAAAGGCGGCAGACCTGTGTCATTTCCGGAGAGTCAGGTGCAGGAAAGACAGAGACTAGCAAGCACCTCGTGCAACAGCTCCTGTTCATATCACACTCAGTGGAGAAGGAGCTCAACCTGAAAATTGAGCAG GTGAATCCCATCCTGGAAGCGTTTGGTAATGCCAAGACAGTGATGAACAACAACAGCTCTCGTTTCGGCAAGTTCCTTGAGCTTTCGTTCAACGAGGAGGGGCTGGTGTTAGGGGCGAGCTTCAAAGAGTATCTGCTGGAGAAATCACGCATTGTGACTCACGGGGTGGGAGAGAGAAACTTCCATATCTTCTATCAGATGTTTGCCGGGCTCTCGATTGAAGAGAAAGAAATGCTGAAACTGGACGAGCCAGAAATGCATCG GTGTCTATCTGGGATACGGGAGAGTCTTGCAGGTGTACTCACTTCAAAAATGGAAGAGGAGTTCAAAGAAGTGAGAGACTCTATGGAGGCCATTGGCTTCTCCAAACAG GAAGAGAGCAACATGTTTCAAACACTAGCTGCTATTGTGCACATACTCGATGTGACCTTTAACCCCAGAGAGGAGGGTGTGGAGCTGTCCAATCCGTCCCTGACGTCAGTGATTGCTGGTCTCCTCCAGATTGATCCGAGGGAGCTGGCCCTCTGTCTGGTTCAGGAGGCAATGATCACTagag GGGAGGTGATAGTGCGGTACAGGTCACTGCTCCAGGCCAACGACTGCAGGGATGCTCTAGCCAAAGCACTCTATGGCAGAATGTTTGGTTGGATTGTCAATGGGATCAACCACCACCTGGAGCCGGAGGACATGGG gTCCAGTCATCATACTAGGGTTGGTGTTTTGGACATTTTTGGATTTGAAAACTTTGAGAAGAACAGTTTCGAGCAG ATGTGCATCAACATAGCCAACGAGCAGCTGCAACATTTCTTCAACGAGCACATCTTCAGATGGGAGCAGGTGGAGTGTCAGAATGAGGGTGTGGCCACTGATACCGTGACGTTCGCGTCCAACTTGCCGGTGGTCGACTTGTTCCTAGCTAAGAATATCGGCATACTGTCTCTGATTGACGAAGAGAGTCGGTTTCCACGGGCAACGAATCGTACCATGGCGGAGAAGTTACATAAGGCACACGGGGGGTGTGAGATGTATCAAGCACCTCCTGACAGTGGTACAAAGTTCGTGGTCTCACACTATGCTGGGCAG GTGAAGTATGAGGTAGTGGGGTTCCTGGACAAGAACAGAGACACTCTCTCTCCGTCAGTCCTGCAGCTGCTCAGAA CCAGTAGTAGTCTTCTTGTGAGAGAGATCTTTGAAGCCAAGCTCACGCACACGGGCTCAACCACTCCCAGTAAGAGACAGCGCATGTCCAGGAAAGCAGACTCGCCGTTCTCTCACTTCAATAGAAAGGCCTCCAGACGTTTTACTAGG TTATCTCGTAAGACTCCACAAAGAAGTCCAGTAAGGAAGTCAGCTGACACAGGGAGGAGAGTTCTACCCACTGTCGCAAACCACTTCAAG AGCTCTCTATCTGAGCTCATGGAGAAGCTCAACTCGTCTTCCCCTCACTTCATCCGCTGCATCAAACCAAACTCCACCAAACTGCCCAACTCTTTCGACACGGACTATGTTACCAGGCAACTGAGATGCGTCGGTGTCATGGAAACCACCCGTATCAGACAGAGTGGATACCCTGTGAGATTGCCGTACGGGGAATTTTTGACCAG GTTCAAAGTACTGAAGGAGTTCTACACGTATCAGCCGAACCAGCCTCCTCTCACCGACTACCaggcagtgggtgtggtcttggaGAAAGTGGGCGTGTCTGGATGGGCCAACGGTCTTCATAAGGTGTTCCTCAAATTTAACCATCCCCTCGAACTAGACAGGCACAGTCAGCACGTCCTGCTCCACATCATCTCCATACAAAGAT GGTTTCGAGAACTGAAAGAGTGGAAGTCAGCACAAGAAGCTAGAAGAATCAAACAAGCAAAACGAGCCGAATTGTCAAGCAGTGCGAACCAAGTGCAAAAGAACTCTAGTTCAGCCACATCAAAAGACATGGCACATTACAAAAGAAATGGACATGAAGAAGGCTGGAGTAATGGACACCAACATGTCTCCTCAGCCCAAAATGTAGGGAAAAATTCCAATGACAACAATTCCAGAGGACATCAATCAATACCTCAAGGCTATGTTTTACCCACCTCTCCACCGTCCTACGGAGATTGTTTGAGTGATGATGATGTGATTGACGAAGATATTTACGATACCGTTGTTGAACAAAACTTTTCTTCGATAAAGTCCCTTCCCCTCTCTGAAGACATCATTCTAACGTCCAAACCCCAACAGCAGAGTAATTATGAGAATATCTATGACAGTGCCGAAGGGGCAGTACAGACAGTGTCCGAAGACTACTATAACTATGACGATGAAGAGATTGTAGAGGATATTTATGATGACCTCACTTGTATTCAGGCCAAAGACACGGCACAAAGTATTCCAGTTGATGTAATAGAAGAAGACATCTATGACGACACTTGTGTTGATGTATTTCGAAGTCTTCATGCAACCTGCCCAAACACAGAAGAGATATATGATGATGCGTCCTCTGCGTTCGAGCAACCCCCTCCTCCCCGTTTGTTTAAGTTAAACGCAAAGCCCCCACCACCTCTCCCCCCCTCCAATGTGGCTCCAGATGAGGTGTATAGTGATGCTGCTACAGTGTTTCAGTCACCACCAGCGCAAACTGTCACTCAAAGGTTGATGCCAGATGTAGAAGAGGAAGCTTTGTACACGGATGCTACATCATTATTTGATGCACCCCCAGTACCGATCAGAGCGCAAGTTAATTCACATTCACCGAAATTCTCCGAGTTTGCTCATGAGTATCCATCCGAAACATACACTTATCTTAGTGACCTTGAACTGAATGAAGCTATATCGAGTGTTGATTCAAGACTGGACCAGCCTGCCCCGCCCCCCCTTCCGTCCCGAAATCCAAATCTGAGAAAGATGGGTAAAGCCACCTCTGTCCCTGTCACTATCCCGGAAATTCCACCCAACCTCCCTCGAAGGACAAGCGAGCAACTTTCTGTCTCTCCCCGAATTCACGGAAACGTAAAGCCTCCTTCACCCAATATTCAACGAGCTATCACCAGACAACGATCAAAAGCTATCAAGTCTCGCGATCACTCTGAGTCTGACCCAGCTGTGAACATTCCACTTATCAACTCTCGTCAATCTCACTCATCAGGGGGCTCTGTGGGGGGCTCTGAAAGCCGGCTTAGTAGCACCAGCAGCTACAGCGAAGTATTCTCCCCAACACCCAGAGAAGGTAAATATCACGCAGAGCCGTCGGAAAAGTTCCTCCTCCCATCAATTCCAGCAGGTGTGACTATAACTGACTATGGCGACGGACCGTCAGAGGAAGATTATGCCGAAATTGATCACTGTCAAGAACTTAGCTTTCATGATAGTAACACACCACAGGATTACTTGACTCCAGTGAAGCAGAAGCCTCATCGAAAGCTCCAAGTATCGAGATCAACTGGAGATATGATACAACGACATGGAATTGATCATCATTCAATTAACATTAACACCCGACCAAAAGCACCTTTACCCCCAAAGGCTCTGAATGGTGCTAAAGTGTTAGATATTCGCCCCCCAAAGCCACCTAGAGCCAGAAGTACAAGTGTCTCTTCAGGACCCCCTATTCCTGAACGAAGTGCTCCGCTTTCTGACATACCAACTGTCccccctccaccaccaccCAGCAGACATGCACGCcttgcagacacaccaacTATTGCACCCCCTCCTCGTCCCGCCAGGAAAACTCCGGTGTCTCCACAATCATCATCGAATGTTCAAGCTCCAGCTTCACCTATTGCACCACGAGCCCCACCTCGTGCACCgccctccaacacacacctcgcaccccctcctccacctccaccccctccacaacAAGCACACACCTCTCGAGCAGACGAATCCACTCCATCATCTGGATTGCTGTCTGGTCTGCAAAGTGTTCAATTGAAAAAATCGACTCGACCTCCATTGAAGCCATCGCCTAAACTGGAGTCTGGTAGTCCTGGTAATCTAATGGCTGAGATGCAAACGTTTAAACTGAGGAATATCACTCCCAATGCTCCAGCCCACCCCGCTGTGAATGGCATACGTTCTCGGCCCAAGTCCCCCAATTCTGATGGCTCCACCCCCATGCCCTCGGTTAAACCACGACACAAAAAACCTCAACCTCCCCTCCCCAGTCGACAAACCACTCCACAGCCACCCTTGGAGATGTCACCTGGGCCTAAGGCAAGCAATGTGCCTGAATGGAAGAGGAGCCTTCTCGAAAAGAAAAAAAGAGAAAATGAG GAAATAATGAGAACCGAGCAGGACTCTGAAGCCAAGTGGGCGGGAGTGCCGGCATGGAAGCGAAAGATTCTCGAGGAGAAAGCAGCCAAGAGACAATGA